A genome region from Triticum aestivum cultivar Chinese Spring chromosome 2B, IWGSC CS RefSeq v2.1, whole genome shotgun sequence includes the following:
- the LOC123040873 gene encoding uncharacterized protein, with product MATSARSCSSGLLLVFLLAVCAASASEETVRVTPTVIGCYPAATNGSSFNATAFRASLLPLLGALPSAAAPTGFASLRSDRTLARGVCFGDAAPSDCLACLSALAKNLTDGCGAATTRLAGVWNDGCFVSYADTVAPSATTLLSTALVPRSEPSDTNDSNGFINLTLVLLYALVAMQFVNLMLTITNAFN from the exons ATGGCGACCTCCGCGCGTTCCTGCTCCTCCGGCCTTCTCTTGGTCTTCCTCCTCGCCGTGTGTGCGGCCTCGGCCTCGGAGGAGACCGTGCGCGTCACGCCCACCGTGATTGGGTGCTACCCGGCGGCCACCAACGGCAGCAGCTTCAATGCGACGGCGTTCCGCGCCAGCCTCCTCCCGCTCCTCGGCGCGCTCccctcggccgccgcgccgacgggCTTCGCGTCCCTGCGGTCCGACCGCACGCTCGCCCGCGGGGTCTGCTTCGGCGACGCCGCGCCGTCAGACTGCCTCGCGTGCCTGTCCGCGCTGGCCAAGAACCTGACCGACGGCTGCGGCGCCGCCACCACCCGGCTCGCCGGCGTCTGGAACGACGGCTGCTTCGTGTCGTACGCCGACACCGTCGCCCCCTCGGCCACCACACTGCTCTCCACTGCGCTGGTGCCTCGCAGCGAACCCAGCGACACCAACGACTCCAACGGCTTCATCAACCTTACTCTCG TTCTCCTCTACGCCCTTGTAGCGATGCAGTTCGTCAACCTGATGCTGACAATCACTAATGCTTTCAACTGA